In Bos javanicus breed banteng chromosome 2, ARS-OSU_banteng_1.0, whole genome shotgun sequence, the following proteins share a genomic window:
- the CCDC150 gene encoding coiled-coil domain-containing protein 150 isoform X5 produces MPPRRRKSPERPASSKFLESYRPPVNSVKERTSSVGLPSVVPNPTRRVTFAPALTSVRSSQEIGDSRISLKTLLNAIKTMEGRLEGKIDILASRPLINDESPNFLNRDSVKSLLEKNEEELSQAVKGRDAALKESQKLKGDLETLEDRENKKVGNFQRQLAEAKEDNCKVTIMLENVLASHSKMQGALEKVQIELGRRDSEIAGLKKERALNQQRVQKLEAEVDQWQARMLVVDAQHNSEMEPLQKALDVAREDNRKLAMSLEQALQTNNHLQTKLDHVQEKLESKELERQNLETFKERMSEESKIEAELHAERIDALRKQFQIERETARKAAQREVTEMKKALDEANFRSVEVSRTNRELRQKLTELEKLLNSSKEKIKNQRAQIKLHLSAKANNAQNVERMKQIETELRQMELIKDQYQKKNYEQSLSIQKFVSEMTNLQKEMQLLARSQYDTSARNKQQELRLEAERKLRQELENRCQELEETIRHLKKCKEATENKLKEASVESEQITANLEEAHRWFKCRFDGLQLELTKNRLQRLPREDRWREEDQDKRHNSVSNQSALHRWENKRNRLVPKKCHSEQERK; encoded by the exons ATGCCTCCAAGAAGAAGGAAATCTCCAGAGAGGCCTGCTTCTTCGAAATTCCTTGAAAGCTATAGGCCTCCTGTAAACAGTGTCAAGGAACGAACTTCCTCGGTTGGTTTGCCCAGTGTTGTGCCAAACCCCACACGCCGTGTGACCTTTGCACCTGCCCTGACTTCTGTGAGGTCTTCTCAGGAGATTGGAGACTCTCGGATCTCTCTAAAGACTCTTTTGAATGCCATTAAAACCATGGAGGGAAGACTAGAAGGTAAAATAGACATTCTTGCCTCAAGACCATTAATAAATGATGAGTCACCAAATTTTCTTAATCGAGATTCG GTGAAATCCCTTCTTGAAAAGAATGAAGAGGAGCTTTCACAAGCAGTGAAGGGTCGTGATGCAGCCCTGAAAGAGAGTCAGAAGTTGAAAGGGGACCTTGAAACTCTGGAGGACAGAGAGAACAAGAAG GTAGGAAACTTTCAGCGACAACTGGCAGAAGCCAAAGAAGACAACTGCAAAGTGACGATCATGTTGGAGAATGTGTTGGCTTCTCACAGTAAGATGCAAGGTGCTCTGGAAAAAGTGCAAATAGAGCTTGGCCGGAGGGATTCAGAGATCGCAGGCCTCAAGAAAGAAAG GGCTCTGAATCAACAGCGGGTACAGAAGCTGGAAGCAGAAGTGGACCAGTGGCAGGCCAGAATGCTTGTCGTCGATGCCCAGCACAACAGTGAG ATGGAACCTCTACAAAAAGCTCTAGATGTAGCTAGAGAAGACAACAGGAAACTGGCTATGAGCCTGGAGCAAGCTCTCCAGACAAATAATCACCTACAAACAAAGCTTGATCATGTTCAAGAGAAATTGGAAAGCAAAGAACTTGAGCGACAGAATTTGGAAACCTTTAA AGAACGGATGAGTGAAGAATCCAAAATAGAAGCAGAATTGCATGCTGAACGCATAGATGCTCTAAGAAAGCAGTTTCAAATTGAGAGAGAAACTGCCAGGAAAGCAGCACAGCGGGAAGTAACTGAG ATGAAGAAAGCCCTTGATGAAGCCAACTTCAGATCAGTGGAAGTGTCCCGGACCAACCGAGAGCTGCGGCAGAAACTTACAGAGCTGGAAAAGCTACTGAATAGCAgcaaggagaaaataaagaatcaaAGGGCCCAAATTAAGCTCCACTTGTCCGCCAAGGCGAATAACGCTCAGAACGTAGAGAGGATGAAG CAAATAGAAACAGAATTGAGGCAAATGGAGCTAATTAAGGatcagtatcagaaaaaaaacTACGAACAG TCACTGAGTATCCAGAAATTTGTATCTGAAATGACTAACCTGCAGAAGGAGATGCAGCTGTTGGCCAGGAGCCAGTATGACACCTCAGCACGGAATAAACAGCAAGAGCTGCGCCTTGAGGCCGAGCGGAAGCTGAGGCAGGAGCTGGAGAATCGGTGCCAG GAATTGGAAGAAACTATCAGACACCTAAAGAAATGTAAAGAGGCGACAGAGAATAAGCTGAAAGAAGCCAGTGTGGAATCAGAGCAG ATAACAGCTAACCTGGAAGAAGCTCACCGCTGGTTTAAGTGCAGATTTGACGGTCTACAACTCGAGCTGACCAAAAACCGGTTGCAGAGGCTTCCCCGGGAAGACAGGTGGCGGGAAGAG GACCAAGATAAAAGGCACAACAGCGTGTCAAACCAGTCTGCTCTGCATCGATGGGAGAATAAACGGAATAGACTTGTGCCCAAGAAGTGCCACTCTGAACAAGAGAGAAAGTGA